In Alkalihalobacillus sp. FSL W8-0930, a single window of DNA contains:
- a CDS encoding ACT domain-containing protein, with amino-acid sequence MSARRFFLIREDILTDAMIKTLEAKSMLQSGEAKKINEAAQKVGLSRSAFYKYKDGIFPFHAMAKEKIVTLSINLLDKSGTLSELLMIVANTGANILTINQTIPLQGRAHITLSIDTAPITMQLDELFEQMKKLKAVEKVELAGSG; translated from the coding sequence ATGTCAGCGAGACGGTTCTTCCTTATAAGAGAAGATATCTTAACAGATGCAATGATTAAAACATTAGAAGCTAAATCCATGCTACAGTCTGGAGAGGCGAAGAAAATTAACGAAGCGGCTCAGAAAGTCGGTTTAAGCCGGAGTGCATTTTACAAATATAAAGACGGAATTTTTCCCTTTCATGCAATGGCGAAGGAAAAAATCGTCACATTATCGATTAATCTATTGGACAAGTCTGGAACATTATCTGAATTGTTAATGATTGTAGCAAATACGGGTGCGAACATTTTAACGATTAATCAAACAATCCCACTGCAGGGAAGAGCTCATATTACATTATCTATTGATACGGCTCCCATTACGATGCAGCTCGATGAGTTATTCGAGCAAATGAAAAAACTGAAGGCTGTTGAGAAAGTAGAACTTGCTGGTTCAGGTTGA
- the pheA gene encoding prephenate dehydratase gives MKVGFLGPKGTFTEMAATALFPNEELIPCQTIPLSMDKVAQHDLDLTVVPIENTIEGSVNITLDYLIHKQRLPIIAGVTVTIAQQFLMHPIQLEKGNQPERVLSHPHALAQCHDFLKETYPAATVEYTNSTGSAAAWLAANPAEPVACIANELAAKEYGLTMVHQDIQDYSSNRTRFLVLGRNNEQYDVSGPYKISDRTTLMITLPEDYTGALHQVLSAFAWRKLNLSKIESRPTKTGLGNYYFIIDIDQKMDDVLIPGAISELEVLGCKVELLGSYTCYSLSDLKEKSAVN, from the coding sequence ATGAAAGTCGGCTTTTTAGGACCAAAAGGAACATTTACAGAGATGGCAGCTACTGCTTTATTCCCGAATGAAGAATTAATTCCTTGTCAAACGATTCCTTTAAGTATGGACAAGGTAGCGCAGCACGACTTAGATTTAACTGTTGTTCCAATTGAGAATACGATTGAGGGATCCGTGAATATTACGCTCGATTACTTGATTCATAAGCAAAGACTGCCAATTATTGCAGGCGTGACGGTTACAATTGCCCAGCAATTTTTGATGCATCCCATCCAGCTTGAAAAAGGAAATCAACCCGAACGTGTTCTTTCACATCCTCATGCCCTTGCACAGTGTCATGATTTCTTAAAAGAAACATATCCTGCGGCAACCGTTGAATATACAAATTCTACCGGATCTGCTGCTGCGTGGCTTGCAGCAAACCCGGCTGAGCCTGTTGCTTGTATTGCCAATGAACTGGCCGCAAAAGAATACGGCTTAACGATGGTTCATCAAGACATTCAAGACTATAGTAGTAACCGGACACGCTTTCTCGTTCTTGGACGTAACAATGAGCAATATGATGTAAGTGGCCCATACAAAATAAGTGACAGAACCACTTTGATGATCACGTTACCTGAGGATTACACAGGGGCGCTTCATCAGGTATTGTCAGCTTTTGCGTGGCGCAAGCTTAACTTATCAAAGATTGAATCAAGACCAACAAAAACAGGGCTTGGGAATTATTATTTTATCATCGACATTGATCAAAAAATGGACGATGTCTTAATTCCGGGTGCGATCTCTGAGCTTGAAGTTCTTGGTTGTAAGGTAGAACTACTTGGGAGCTATACGTGTTATTCATTAAGTGATTTAAAAGAAAAATCGGCCGTAAATTAA
- a CDS encoding transcription repressor NadR yields MTKGDKLVGDTRRTAILNWLSEDSKPITGSELARRSNVSRQIIVQDISILKAKNHEIFATAQGYMLLPEPKTSKVTQLLACKHDLTQTKDELYIMVDHGLIVRDVIVEHSLYGELTASLMIKTRADADLFYKQISQSGSQLLSTLTEGVHLHTVEAEEASQIEQAKEALRANHILLEDN; encoded by the coding sequence ATGACAAAAGGTGATAAATTAGTTGGCGACACTAGACGTACAGCCATTTTAAATTGGTTATCAGAGGATTCTAAGCCCATTACCGGTAGTGAACTTGCAAGACGCTCAAATGTGAGTAGACAAATTATCGTTCAGGATATTTCTATACTAAAAGCAAAAAATCATGAAATTTTTGCAACAGCTCAAGGGTATATGTTACTTCCAGAACCAAAAACCTCAAAGGTAACTCAATTGCTTGCATGCAAACACGATTTAACACAAACAAAAGATGAATTATATATTATGGTTGATCACGGACTTATTGTACGCGATGTAATTGTTGAACACTCTTTATACGGTGAGTTAACAGCCTCTCTCATGATTAAAACGCGTGCTGATGCGGATTTATTCTACAAACAGATAAGCCAATCAGGCTCGCAGCTTTTATCAACACTTACAGAAGGTGTTCATTTACATACCGTTGAAGCAGAAGAAGCATCGCAGATAGAGCAGGCAAAAGAAGCGTTACGTGCAAATCATATCTTACTTGAGGACAACTAA
- the safA gene encoding SafA/ExsA family spore coat assembly protein — translation MKIHIVQKGDTLWKLSKAYGVDFTELKKANSQLANPDMIMPGMKIKIPSGSVAVKKEAGVAKDYSKETVKPKESKKEQVKVEATPKKEVKKPSMPKAPPVMMPHKPAKETTKNYQANMNIYMQEKPANTPPPPPKKTAEKPTAQKPVQTKGTSEPNVKPTVQKGSQPNQSKPTAQQGAMKPNQGMPTAQKGSVNPNQAWPTAQQGAMKPNQGAPAAQQGSMNPNQGMPTAQQGAMSPNQGWPTAQQGAMNPNQGMPIAQQGAMSPNQGWPTAQQGAMNPNQGWPMAQQGSMIPNQPMPMAPQHMPNQPWGGMEYGTKQHHSPYTPISPMMPGCAPCSPPRPHHSGHHHGQWPMGSMPMYGNQPNPYMQPSPYQQPEPYQNGYQQSEGFGYAPTEPMMMNPQGQMIPMSRYQQPEQINQYKEQDDYED, via the coding sequence GTGAAAATTCATATTGTACAAAAAGGAGATACGCTTTGGAAGCTTTCAAAAGCGTATGGTGTTGATTTCACGGAATTAAAGAAAGCTAACTCACAGCTTGCTAATCCGGATATGATCATGCCTGGAATGAAGATTAAGATTCCTTCAGGCAGTGTCGCTGTTAAGAAAGAAGCAGGGGTTGCAAAGGATTATTCCAAGGAAACAGTTAAACCTAAGGAAAGTAAAAAAGAACAAGTGAAGGTTGAGGCAACACCAAAAAAAGAAGTCAAAAAACCTTCAATGCCTAAAGCGCCACCTGTTATGATGCCGCATAAACCGGCAAAGGAAACAACTAAAAATTATCAAGCTAATATGAACATTTATATGCAGGAGAAACCGGCAAATACACCACCGCCTCCCCCTAAAAAGACAGCGGAAAAACCAACGGCTCAAAAGCCGGTACAAACAAAAGGAACATCAGAACCAAATGTAAAACCAACAGTACAAAAGGGTAGTCAACCAAATCAAAGTAAGCCTACTGCCCAACAAGGAGCAATGAAACCGAATCAAGGCATGCCTACTGCTCAAAAAGGGTCCGTGAACCCTAATCAAGCCTGGCCAACAGCCCAACAAGGAGCAATGAAACCAAACCAAGGTGCACCAGCTGCCCAACAAGGGTCCATGAACCCGAACCAAGGCATGCCAACTGCCCAGCAAGGAGCAATGAGCCCAAACCAAGGGTGGCCAACAGCCCAACAAGGAGCGATGAACCCAAACCAAGGCATGCCCATCGCTCAACAAGGGGCGATGAGTCCAAACCAAGGCTGGCCAACAGCCCAACAAGGAGCGATGAACCCGAATCAAGGATGGCCAATGGCGCAGCAAGGGTCTATGATCCCGAATCAACCAATGCCTATGGCACCACAACATATGCCTAATCAACCTTGGGGTGGCATGGAGTATGGTACAAAGCAGCATCACTCACCTTATACTCCAATTAGTCCGATGATGCCAGGCTGTGCTCCGTGCTCACCGCCTAGACCTCATCATTCAGGCCACCATCATGGTCAATGGCCAATGGGTTCTATGCCGATGTATGGCAATCAACCCAATCCTTACATGCAACCGAGTCCATATCAGCAGCCTGAGCCATATCAAAATGGATATCAACAGTCAGAAGGATTTGGTTATGCGCCTACTGAGCCAATGATGATGAATCCACAAGGTCAGATGATTCCGATGTCAAGATATCAGCAGCCTGAACAGATTAATCAATACAAGGAACAGGATGATTATGAGGATTAA
- a CDS encoding YhcN/YlaJ family sporulation lipoprotein, which produces MKKLTLTVTTAVLLSTGLLGACGNNDNSGANSQGMNHSNRTHMNSEGPVTDMMTPDDGYAGMRGNRYGTNYQGGTYGQGNYSGMNGTNDQGGMHGQNDRGGAYGKNQNRGLKMDGTSVKRSNYENRNHMKGLSRGITGNDRVGMIDDNGMIYRGATRMETGHGKKLPRDSRFGVESRDNMHNQNARSNAMNYADDYDGKTVENVRSHVAKMDGIKDARVVSYGDQVVIAVMEDGKHKEDVSEKIKNEVKDLTNGKDVRVLTDSEAFNKVQNADDKLRNGEAFDNVRNTMDDMMKDLGDAAKRPFEGMRR; this is translated from the coding sequence ATGAAGAAACTAACGCTTACTGTAACAACAGCCGTACTTTTATCAACTGGACTTTTAGGTGCATGTGGAAATAACGACAATTCGGGTGCAAATTCTCAGGGGATGAATCACTCAAATCGTACGCATATGAATTCAGAGGGTCCAGTCACAGATATGATGACTCCAGATGATGGATACGCAGGAATGCGTGGAAATCGTTATGGGACAAACTATCAGGGTGGCACTTACGGACAAGGCAATTATAGTGGCATGAATGGTACAAATGATCAAGGTGGCATGCATGGTCAAAACGATCGTGGTGGCGCTTATGGTAAGAACCAAAATCGTGGCTTGAAAATGGACGGAACAAGCGTCAAACGCTCAAACTACGAGAACCGTAACCATATGAAGGGTCTTTCACGTGGAATTACAGGTAACGACCGTGTCGGTATGATTGACGATAACGGGATGATTTACCGTGGTGCTACACGTATGGAAACAGGTCACGGGAAAAAACTTCCTCGAGACAGTCGTTTTGGTGTAGAAAGCCGTGACAACATGCATAATCAAAACGCGCGTTCAAATGCCATGAACTATGCAGATGATTATGATGGCAAAACGGTTGAAAACGTTCGTTCACATGTTGCAAAAATGGACGGCATAAAAGATGCTCGTGTAGTATCATATGGCGACCAAGTTGTCATTGCAGTTATGGAAGATGGGAAACACAAAGAAGACGTAAGTGAGAAGATTAAAAATGAAGTAAAAGATTTAACGAACGGGAAAGATGTACGAGTTCTAACCGATTCAGAAGCCTTTAACAAAGTACAAAATGCTGACGACAAGCTACGAAATGGCGAAGCGTTTGATAATGTCCGCAACACAATGGACGATATGATGAAAGACTTGGGCGATGCTGCAAAACGTCCTTTTGAAGGAATGCGTCGTTAA
- a CDS encoding carbohydrate ABC transporter permease, translating to MSAITQKRMKTIYAHSVLILASVLFLVPFIWMVSTSLKPLTQVFSFPPEFIPRPIQWENYVEATKYIPFWKYTFNTAVITILSTIGVMISCPIVAYSFAKLKWRGRNVLFVITIGVMMIPAQVTMIPLFLLFNQLGWVGTNLPLIVPAFFGVPFSIFLLRQFFKGLPDTLREAAKIDGASEWRIYWQIMFPLARPAVLAIALFQFMASWTDFLGPLIYLTNETSYTLSLGLQQFQNQQGSQWHMMMAVSTLMTLPIIILFFFMQKTFIRGITFTGIKG from the coding sequence ATGAGTGCTATCACCCAAAAAAGAATGAAGACAATTTATGCTCATTCCGTGTTGATCTTAGCTTCCGTCCTATTCCTCGTCCCTTTTATATGGATGGTATCGACTTCGTTAAAACCTCTCACACAAGTGTTTAGCTTCCCACCAGAATTCATCCCGCGACCTATTCAATGGGAGAATTATGTTGAAGCGACAAAGTATATTCCATTCTGGAAATATACGTTTAACACGGCGGTTATCACCATTCTAAGTACGATTGGTGTCATGATTAGTTGCCCTATCGTTGCTTATAGCTTTGCAAAATTAAAATGGCGCGGACGAAATGTATTGTTTGTCATTACTATTGGGGTGATGATGATACCTGCTCAAGTAACAATGATCCCCCTTTTCCTTCTTTTTAATCAGCTTGGATGGGTGGGGACAAATTTACCTTTGATCGTCCCGGCCTTCTTTGGAGTTCCGTTTTCGATCTTCTTATTAAGACAATTTTTTAAGGGGCTACCGGATACTTTACGCGAAGCTGCAAAGATTGATGGAGCCAGTGAATGGCGAATCTATTGGCAAATCATGTTCCCACTCGCAAGGCCAGCAGTGTTAGCTATCGCCCTATTTCAATTTATGGCTTCCTGGACTGACTTTCTTGGACCTCTCATCTATTTAACAAATGAAACGTCTTACACACTTTCACTAGGACTTCAACAGTTCCAAAATCAACAAGGGTCACAATGGCATATGATGATGGCTGTATCAACGTTAATGACTCTTCCTATCATTATTTTGTTCTTTTTCATGCAAAAAACATTTATACGTGGGATTACTTTTACTGGTATTAAAGGGTAA
- a CDS encoding sugar ABC transporter permease, whose protein sequence is MKTGQKLTVNKKMARAPKSKRSNETLTGWLFASPWVIGLLLFFAYPLISSIYYSFTDYSIFQAGDFVGMSNYKELMTDELFWISIGNTIYFAVLFVPLSIIFGVALAMVLNMKIKGMSVYRTIFFLPTLVPHVALAILWIWLLNPEFGLINAGLEFIGIDGPAWLGSTFWSKPSLILMSLWGMGQAIIIYLAGLGDISEEYYEAADVDGASFLQKTFKITLPLLTPVIFFNLVMGFIGAFQQFTLPYTMTNGSGSPADSLTFYVMYLYDNAFNYFRMGYASAMAWILFIIIMGLTAFVFWTSKRWVHYQGD, encoded by the coding sequence ATGAAAACAGGTCAAAAGCTTACCGTTAATAAAAAAATGGCTCGTGCTCCTAAATCAAAACGTTCAAATGAGACGTTAACAGGTTGGTTGTTTGCCTCACCCTGGGTTATAGGGCTTTTATTGTTTTTTGCATATCCGCTGATCTCCTCCATTTACTACAGCTTCACGGATTATAGTATTTTTCAGGCTGGAGATTTCGTTGGTATGAGTAACTATAAAGAGCTTATGACTGATGAATTGTTTTGGATATCTATAGGTAACACCATTTATTTTGCAGTCCTTTTTGTTCCTCTAAGCATTATATTTGGCGTTGCTTTAGCCATGGTGTTAAATATGAAAATAAAAGGAATGTCGGTGTATCGGACAATCTTTTTCCTACCGACACTTGTCCCACATGTTGCGCTAGCTATTCTCTGGATATGGTTGTTGAACCCAGAGTTTGGGCTCATAAATGCTGGTCTTGAATTCATCGGTATTGATGGACCCGCATGGCTGGGTAGTACATTCTGGTCAAAACCTTCCCTAATTCTTATGTCTTTGTGGGGCATGGGCCAAGCAATTATTATTTACCTAGCCGGACTTGGCGATATCTCTGAAGAATATTATGAAGCAGCAGATGTTGATGGTGCAAGCTTTCTACAAAAAACCTTCAAAATTACACTCCCACTTTTAACTCCAGTTATTTTCTTTAATCTTGTCATGGGATTCATAGGAGCATTCCAACAGTTTACCCTGCCTTATACAATGACAAATGGTTCGGGTAGCCCCGCCGATTCTTTAACTTTCTACGTTATGTATTTATATGATAACGCTTTTAATTATTTCCGGATGGGATATGCTTCAGCAATGGCCTGGATACTCTTCATCATCATCATGGGATTAACAGCTTTTGTCTTCTGGACATCAAAACGTTGGGTACATTACCAAGGAGATTAA
- a CDS encoding ABC transporter substrate-binding protein, whose amino-acid sequence MMNVTAYKRSLYCIGFSTILITAGCQTQEATEEIEVPISVEGKTTVSYWHNLTGRGQEALEQVVEDFNRSQGEIFVQAIYSASSEGDDQRLLTAIAGGNPPDLAHFDRFKVAQYASENSLESLTPFIERDQFEMEKYYDYASLETMYDDEYYAIPLTTDSRLLFYNKDRFEEVGLDPENPPASINELEDAIERLTTFESGNIKQIGMVPWTAQGWFYTWGWAFGGEFYDEETGELTLTDPKNVEALEWLVSFAEKYDAATITSFDTAQGSNEMDPFNLELYSMKIDGPFAISNIKQYNPDLNFGVTPIPTPTGDQFSTWSGGMSLIMPKGAKNQDEAWEFMKYFGSEEGQRTFNEMDNQMSVIDTVNEDLYRDDPIMSEFIDILPQSNARPPIANGQFLWNQLDKMVEYAIHGRGESEELLKKVHKRVNERQ is encoded by the coding sequence ATGATGAACGTAACTGCTTATAAACGTTCCTTGTATTGCATTGGATTCAGTACAATTTTAATCACTGCCGGCTGTCAAACTCAAGAGGCTACAGAAGAAATTGAAGTACCTATTTCTGTCGAAGGTAAAACAACGGTTTCTTACTGGCATAACCTTACAGGAAGAGGCCAAGAAGCTCTTGAACAAGTTGTAGAGGACTTTAATAGGAGTCAGGGTGAAATCTTCGTCCAAGCTATATACAGCGCTTCATCTGAAGGAGACGATCAACGGTTACTAACGGCTATTGCCGGCGGTAACCCTCCTGATCTAGCTCATTTTGATCGGTTTAAGGTTGCACAATATGCCTCCGAGAATTCACTTGAATCCTTGACACCATTTATCGAACGGGATCAATTTGAGATGGAGAAATACTACGATTATGCTTCACTTGAAACCATGTACGATGATGAATATTATGCCATTCCCCTAACAACCGATTCACGATTGTTGTTCTACAATAAGGATCGCTTTGAAGAAGTTGGCCTAGATCCTGAAAATCCTCCAGCTTCAATTAATGAATTAGAAGATGCTATAGAACGTCTAACGACTTTTGAAAGCGGTAACATAAAACAGATTGGCATGGTTCCATGGACTGCTCAAGGGTGGTTTTATACATGGGGTTGGGCCTTTGGTGGCGAGTTTTATGATGAAGAAACAGGAGAATTAACGCTTACAGATCCTAAAAATGTTGAAGCTCTTGAATGGTTAGTCAGTTTTGCAGAAAAATATGATGCTGCTACGATTACTAGTTTTGATACTGCACAAGGAAGCAACGAAATGGACCCTTTTAACCTTGAATTATACAGCATGAAAATTGACGGTCCCTTTGCTATCTCAAACATTAAACAATACAATCCAGATTTAAACTTCGGAGTCACTCCAATTCCTACTCCAACTGGTGATCAATTCTCAACTTGGTCTGGAGGTATGTCATTAATTATGCCAAAAGGAGCGAAGAATCAAGACGAGGCCTGGGAATTCATGAAGTACTTTGGTAGTGAGGAAGGTCAACGAACATTTAATGAAATGGATAATCAAATGTCTGTGATCGATACCGTAAATGAGGATTTGTATCGAGATGATCCTATTATGAGCGAATTTATTGATATCCTTCCTCAATCGAATGCGCGTCCTCCTATTGCAAACGGGCAATTTTTATGGAACCAACTTGACAAAATGGTAGAATACGCAATTCACGGCAGAGGAGAGTCAGAAGAGTTGCTTAAAAAGGTCCACAAACGAGTAAACGAGAGACAGTAG
- a CDS encoding Gfo/Idh/MocA family oxidoreductase produces MERVVRVGMIGCGGIANGKQMPSLAKVKEVEMVAFCDIVYDKAQKAAEEYGTEDAKVYTDYTELLKDPSIDVVHVCTPNKSHSYISIAAMEADKHVLCEKPMAKSAEEAREMVEVSKRTGKKLTIGYDNRYRNDSLYLKELVDQDELGEVYYAKAHAVRRRAVPTWGVFLNEDEQGGGPLIDIGTHAIDLTLWTMNNYKVKSVVGNVYYKLSQTENAANAFGPWDPKEFTVEDSAFAFITMENGATVTLEASWALNTLDVDEAKTTLCGTKAGADMRDGLRINGEKLSRLYVTKPDLNAGGVAYYDGGSESQADREARLWIEAILEDKEPFVKPEQALVVSEILEAIYESSKTGKTIYFDQKEESTTSI; encoded by the coding sequence ATGGAAAGAGTTGTACGTGTTGGAATGATTGGTTGCGGTGGAATTGCAAATGGGAAACAAATGCCAAGCCTTGCAAAGGTGAAGGAAGTTGAGATGGTGGCTTTCTGTGACATCGTTTATGATAAAGCGCAAAAAGCAGCAGAAGAATACGGAACAGAGGACGCCAAGGTATACACAGACTATACGGAACTATTAAAAGATCCATCCATTGACGTTGTTCACGTCTGCACACCAAATAAATCACACTCTTACATTAGTATTGCTGCGATGGAAGCTGACAAGCACGTACTCTGCGAGAAGCCGATGGCTAAATCAGCAGAAGAAGCTCGTGAAATGGTTGAAGTATCAAAACGTACGGGTAAAAAACTGACCATTGGCTACGACAATCGTTACCGGAATGATTCTCTTTACCTGAAAGAATTAGTGGATCAGGATGAATTAGGTGAAGTGTATTATGCAAAGGCTCACGCTGTTAGACGAAGAGCCGTTCCAACCTGGGGGGTGTTCTTAAATGAAGACGAACAAGGTGGCGGTCCACTTATTGATATTGGGACTCATGCAATCGATCTGACGCTTTGGACGATGAACAATTACAAAGTCAAAAGTGTCGTTGGAAATGTATACTACAAGCTTTCTCAAACTGAAAATGCAGCAAATGCGTTCGGGCCGTGGGACCCTAAAGAGTTTACAGTAGAAGATTCTGCGTTCGCCTTTATTACAATGGAGAATGGAGCTACTGTTACACTTGAAGCTAGTTGGGCTTTAAATACATTGGATGTGGACGAAGCCAAAACCACGCTTTGCGGAACAAAAGCAGGTGCAGATATGCGCGATGGTCTTCGCATTAACGGTGAAAAGCTTAGCAGACTGTATGTGACGAAACCAGATTTGAATGCTGGTGGCGTAGCTTATTACGATGGTGGGTCAGAAAGCCAGGCTGATCGTGAGGCAAGACTTTGGATTGAAGCCATTTTAGAAGACAAAGAACCATTTGTAAAACCGGAGCAGGCACTCGTTGTCAGCGAAATCTTAGAGGCGATTTATGAGTCATCCAAAACGGGCAAAACGATTTATTTTGATCAGAAAGAAGAATCCACTACTTCCATCTAA
- a CDS encoding sugar phosphate isomerase/epimerase, translating to MSKIGLQLYSLKERCADNFIGTLADVAKAGYDGVEFAGYFGVPSKELKKHLDANQLQVAGSHVGINELESNLDQVIHDSLEIENPFIVCPGLPAHYRNSLDAYKKTAELFSRIGESCKRHGIAFGYHNHDIELQTFDGHYGLDLLFSHSESEHVQMELDTYWLEVTGLKTVDWINRYQQRIQALHIKDMNNLTEKRNVEIGSGIMDFQSIVAAARPYHIDWFIVEQEEFTMDQLESITKSASYLKTIL from the coding sequence ATGAGTAAAATTGGATTACAGCTTTATTCATTAAAAGAACGTTGCGCAGATAATTTTATCGGCACGCTTGCAGATGTTGCAAAGGCTGGGTATGACGGTGTTGAGTTTGCTGGATACTTCGGTGTCCCAAGTAAAGAATTAAAAAAACATCTTGATGCAAATCAGCTGCAGGTAGCTGGTAGTCATGTTGGCATTAATGAGCTTGAATCAAATCTTGATCAAGTGATTCATGATTCGCTCGAAATTGAAAACCCTTTCATCGTTTGTCCAGGTTTACCTGCTCATTACCGGAATTCTTTGGATGCCTACAAAAAAACAGCTGAATTGTTCTCGCGTATCGGAGAGTCATGCAAGCGTCATGGCATAGCATTTGGCTATCACAATCATGATATTGAGCTTCAAACATTTGATGGTCATTATGGCCTTGACCTACTCTTCTCACATAGCGAGTCGGAACATGTTCAAATGGAGCTTGACACGTATTGGCTTGAAGTCACAGGTCTAAAAACGGTGGATTGGATTAATCGTTATCAGCAGCGTATCCAAGCTCTGCATATAAAGGATATGAACAATTTGACTGAAAAACGTAATGTAGAAATCGGATCGGGCATCATGGATTTTCAATCCATCGTCGCCGCTGCACGCCCCTATCATATTGACTGGTTTATCGTCGAACAAGAGGAATTTACAATGGATCAATTAGAATCCATTACTAAAAGTGCTTCATACTTAAAAACAATTTTATAA
- a CDS encoding AraC family transcriptional regulator produces the protein MIQKEVQHEPVLKESALKQPIQCHMEHSSPLHQIAKPHFHEAIELLYSFSGKARIFVGGETFFMQEGDLVIINSNEVHSIYADEGEDTRYLVIKLEPEVLYSTSRSIFESKYVLPFTMAKTSPQTLLTKKETIATRIPIIIEEMMKEFYMKEYGYDFAIRIHICSIFLEVLRHWRNQGVVVRETDPYSETEFTLMREVFDLIEKNYASPITARDAAKECKLSYSYFSRKIKSITGRSFTELLNYVRITEAEKLLSTTSVTITEIAVTVGYSSTSYFIQQFKQFKKSSPYQFRKKLEANDLK, from the coding sequence ATGATTCAAAAAGAAGTGCAGCATGAGCCAGTTTTAAAGGAAAGTGCCTTAAAGCAGCCTATTCAATGTCATATGGAACATAGTTCTCCGCTACATCAAATTGCAAAACCACATTTTCATGAAGCGATTGAATTGTTGTATTCATTTTCAGGAAAGGCTCGTATCTTTGTTGGCGGTGAAACATTTTTTATGCAAGAAGGGGATTTAGTCATTATCAATTCAAACGAGGTTCATTCTATTTATGCAGATGAGGGAGAGGACACGCGATATTTAGTAATTAAACTGGAGCCAGAAGTATTGTATTCAACATCCCGCTCTATTTTTGAATCAAAATATGTGCTTCCATTCACCATGGCTAAGACGAGTCCACAAACATTACTTACTAAAAAAGAAACAATCGCGACACGCATTCCTATCATTATTGAAGAGATGATGAAAGAGTTCTACATGAAAGAATATGGCTATGATTTTGCGATACGTATTCATATTTGTTCCATTTTCTTAGAAGTTCTTCGTCACTGGAGAAATCAAGGAGTGGTCGTTCGTGAAACCGATCCTTATAGTGAGACCGAGTTTACACTGATGCGTGAAGTGTTTGATCTCATTGAAAAAAACTATGCATCTCCAATTACGGCGAGAGACGCTGCAAAGGAGTGCAAGCTAAGCTACAGTTACTTTTCCCGGAAAATAAAATCAATCACTGGACGTTCATTTACAGAGCTATTAAATTATGTGCGAATAACAGAAGCTGAGAAACTGTTATCGACAACAAGTGTAACCATCACAGAAATAGCTGTAACGGTTGGTTATTCAAGTACAAGCTATTTTATTCAACAATTTAAGCAGTTCAAAAAAAGCTCACCTTATCAATTCAGAAAAAAGCTAGAAGCAAACGATTTGAAATAA